The stretch of DNA GCGTCACCGACGCGGGTACGGTCGCCGCAGACGCATCGTACACGCGAACCGACTTCACAACCACGTCCTGGGACGGTACCGACCTCGTCGGATCGCTCTACGTCCCCGATTCGGACGGTCCCCACCCTGTCGTCCTCGGGACGCACGGGTGGGGCGGCGACCACGGGAGTCCTGCCGTCGCACGACGGGCTGATGTGTTCGCGAGGAACGGCTACGTCTTCTGTGCGTACGACTCACGCGGATTCGGCGAATCGGGTGGCGAGGTCGGCGTAGACGGCCCGAACGAAGTCGCCGACGCGCTTACCTTGCTCGACCAGCTCGCAGAAGGTGACGTGGGCGGTGTCTCGGTCGACGTCGAACGCTCCACGAACGGCCCGGTCTGTGCGATGGACGGGCTCTCATATGCCGGTGGCATCCAGCTCAACACGATGGCTGTCTCGTCTCCCGACGCAGCCGACGCGTTACTCCCTGATTCGGCTACGTTCGACACCATCGACTTCACCGAAGGGAGTCCGCTCGACGCCGCAGTCCCGCGTTGGGCGTGGCACGATCTCCGGTTCTCGCTCGCACCGCGTGGTGTCGTGAAAGTCGGTTGGGACTCGCTGTTACTGGCGACGGGTATTGCCGGCGCTCGGGGGCTCACCTCCGGCGACGGCCAACCGTCGATATACGACCTGGAGTACGGCGTCACCGAGGAGGTGCCAGACGCGTTCGTCACATCGACTGCACAGAACGAATTCGACAGTGAGTCAGCGGCGTTCTATGCGTCCCGCTCGCCGGTATCGAAGACGGCCCTGCTCGAGACACCGACGCTACTCATCTCGTCGTGGACCGATACGTTGTTCATCACGAACGAGGCGATCTGGAACTACCACGCGATCCGCGACAACGGCGTAGAGTCGAAGTTGGTGCTGTTCCGCGGTGGACACACGTTCGAGGAGACCGCCGATGCGGAGATGAACGCACGGCTCGACTCCCGGGCACTCGAGTTCATCGATGCGCATCTCCGGCGCGACGAGGAGTCTGGCTTCCCGCAGGTGGAGTACTACGAGACACAGCGTGACACGTGGTCGACGACGAACGACATCGACCCACGGAACACCAAGGAGTGGACCGTGACGTTCTCGGACGCAAAACTCGACGACGAGACGGTGGTGTACAACAGTATCGCCCCCAGCTCGACGAGTCAATTGACGAGCGAGGAGGAAGATCTCCTCGACGGTGTGACGGCTGTCCACTTCGACTATCTCGTCACAGAGGCCCGTGAACTCCTTGGCGCACCCAGCCTCGAACTCGACCTCGAGCCGCTCGGGACCGATCCGCGGCTGTTCGTGAAGGTGTACCACCGCACAGCTGACGGCGAGACACTTGTCCACGACCAGGTCACTCCGGTTCACCAGACCGGTGATGAACGGCGAACAGTCGAGGTGGAGATGACGGCTCTCCAGCGCCGCCTCGCCGTCGGTGACACGCTCAGGGTGACGGTTGCTGCGACCGATGCTGGGTTCTACTCCTCGCGGACGGCCGCCGGGGCACGAATCTACCACGGGAGCGACGCCGATTCGCGAGTGACGTTCCCGGTGCAGCCGAGCTGACCTCGGCCCACGGCGTCTCGTGTGGACCCGCGACATCACTTATCAGATGGAGTGCTCTGTCGCGACCAACAGAGATACTCTGGGTTGGGCTCGACCAACTGTTCTAAGACTGGTTCCCTCGTCTCAAAGGAACGAAAAAACTGAATTCTTGAGAGGACGACCATAGAGTCGTCACCCATCCCACAAAGCCGCGTGTGAGTAAGACGAATGTATCATAATCGCATTCGCCGCTAGAGCCGCTTCGAGAGGCGTTCTAGTCGAGTTTGAATCACGCATTGAGCGTTCAAAATCGGAGTGTTCCCCGCAAGAGACGGGAGAGCAGAGAATCGAGACGTAACTAGGAACGGAGTGTGAGAAACTGAAGAAACCTTAAATTGAGGTGGTACAGGACACGAAACGCCTGAGTATGGATATGGTAGTACTCAGACGAAACCAAGATGCACTGCGAAGAGATTCCCAAATCGGAAATCGACGAAATTCACACTTGAAAACCGCCGCGACACGCCGTCTAAGGAGCATTCAGCCTGATCCGCAACTCACTTTTGGACAGGAAAACCACCAGACGTAAACCGATTATGAAAAATTGAGCTGGAAACCTAACGGATGAGTACAGACCTAATCACAGCAAAACCGCCGTGATAGACCCCACATCTACTGATTTCGAGTATAAAAGCCACATCCATTATCACGGTAAATCTTACTAGCTCCCTTTACGACAAACCACACTGCCCTCTACCGGGGAAAACGACCGATTTTGAACACGCAATGAAACCCTGAGCAACGACTAGCGAACCCACAACCCGATTATGACGGGTATCGCTGATTATGAAATCGAATCGTCCATCCGTCCAAAGTACGCCAGAAACGGGGCAGCCAACGCTGTTGAGACAAACCTACTCCTCAAATTTTCACAATCGGTTTCCCTCTGGTGGTTTCCCAACTTCGAGCGGAATCACCGAACGTGGAGAGTCCGCAAAAACCACCATCCCGTAAAGACGTGTCACGGGTGTTGAGTCAGTCGCTTTCGGGAGTTTTCAGCCACACAATCGGCGAAAAATCCGGAAGGGAAGAAGCCACAGAGTGAGCCGAGTGTGGAGGAAAGAGCGTGGAATTGCTGAGGAGGAAGTTAGAAACCTAAATCAGCTATAGATCCGTCGAAACACGAAAATTCGAGTGATTATCCGAGTGTGGAAATGAGGTGTGACCACTCAATTGTAGCCGTCAATCGTACGTTTGAAGTTACACAATCGGTTTCAGTCGT from Haladaptatus sp. ZSTT2 encodes:
- a CDS encoding CocE/NonD family hydrolase gives rise to the protein MTQNLTRRRALSRLATMGLVAAGVSVTDAGTVAADASYTRTDFTTTSWDGTDLVGSLYVPDSDGPHPVVLGTHGWGGDHGSPAVARRADVFARNGYVFCAYDSRGFGESGGEVGVDGPNEVADALTLLDQLAEGDVGGVSVDVERSTNGPVCAMDGLSYAGGIQLNTMAVSSPDAADALLPDSATFDTIDFTEGSPLDAAVPRWAWHDLRFSLAPRGVVKVGWDSLLLATGIAGARGLTSGDGQPSIYDLEYGVTEEVPDAFVTSTAQNEFDSESAAFYASRSPVSKTALLETPTLLISSWTDTLFITNEAIWNYHAIRDNGVESKLVLFRGGHTFEETADAEMNARLDSRALEFIDAHLRRDEESGFPQVEYYETQRDTWSTTNDIDPRNTKEWTVTFSDAKLDDETVVYNSIAPSSTSQLTSEEEDLLDGVTAVHFDYLVTEARELLGAPSLELDLEPLGTDPRLFVKVYHRTADGETLVHDQVTPVHQTGDERRTVEVEMTALQRRLAVGDTLRVTVAATDAGFYSSRTAAGARIYHGSDADSRVTFPVQPS